The following coding sequences lie in one Streptomyces venezuelae genomic window:
- a CDS encoding DUF6114 domain-containing protein, with product MLLTGGGRSGVRPFRTDGGGWLDRRLPWPDQRRVIRRWRRTRPFWAGLLLILGGAELLLIPLSPLTVLVSLGLGGIAALGIGIALVVAGLFLWLLPHTHHYVSVNAMILSVLSFAATNLGGFLVGMLLGIAGSAMGFAWTPVPRDAEEDPARPRVRDGQGTRTLAVLLPVAMAAGLVAHGGSRAEAVPGAAADAIVAARVPPTVTTTLFAPQGFLLAGVREIPTADGPLKVMVLRMKAASLTDYRLKTRDGSDELALGADTLDLSGEVTLYLTKFKGCLEGILCLTFTPDKLPVPPVVPPFVFMTDVSAEQALVTSDSIVAGGLTLKATA from the coding sequence GTGCTTCTGACCGGCGGCGGCAGAAGCGGCGTCAGACCGTTCCGCACGGACGGCGGCGGCTGGCTCGACCGGCGGCTGCCGTGGCCCGACCAGCGCCGCGTGATCCGCAGATGGCGGCGCACCCGCCCGTTCTGGGCGGGTCTGCTGCTGATCCTCGGCGGCGCCGAGCTGCTCCTGATCCCGCTCTCCCCGCTGACCGTGCTCGTCAGCCTGGGACTCGGCGGCATCGCGGCCCTCGGCATCGGGATCGCGCTGGTCGTGGCGGGCCTCTTCCTGTGGCTGCTGCCGCACACGCACCACTACGTGAGCGTCAACGCCATGATCCTCTCGGTGCTCTCGTTCGCGGCGACGAACCTCGGCGGGTTCCTCGTCGGCATGCTGCTCGGCATCGCGGGCAGCGCCATGGGATTCGCGTGGACGCCGGTGCCGCGGGACGCCGAGGAGGATCCGGCGCGCCCCAGGGTGCGCGACGGGCAGGGCACCCGGACGCTGGCCGTGCTGCTGCCCGTGGCGATGGCCGCCGGGCTCGTCGCACACGGCGGCAGCAGGGCGGAGGCGGTTCCGGGGGCCGCGGCGGACGCGATCGTGGCGGCGCGCGTGCCGCCGACCGTCACCACGACGCTCTTCGCGCCGCAGGGCTTCCTCCTGGCCGGGGTCCGGGAGATCCCGACCGCGGACGGGCCGCTGAAGGTCATGGTGCTGCGGATGAAGGCCGCCTCGCTCACCGATTACCGGCTGAAGACACGTGATGGCAGCGACGAACTCGCCCTGGGCGCCGACACGCTGGACCTCAGCGGTGAGGTCACCCTCTACCTGACCAAGTTCAAGGGGTGCCTGGAGGGCATCCTCTGCCTGACCTTCACGCCCGACAAGCTGCCGGTGCCGCCCGTGGTGCCGCCCTTCGTCTTCATGACGGACGTGAGCGCCGAGCAGGCGCTGGTCACGTCGGACTCGATCGTGGCGGGCGGGCTGACGTTGAAGGCCACGGCATGA
- a CDS encoding SCO1431 family membrane protein, which produces MTATSATAVRAKARTGGPKDDGPNLLEHFAGWTLVVVLAMLVTQTGLL; this is translated from the coding sequence ATGACCGCGACCTCTGCCACCGCCGTCCGCGCGAAGGCCCGCACCGGCGGCCCCAAGGACGACGGGCCGAACCTGCTGGAGCACTTCGCCGGCTGGACCCTCGTCGTCGTCCTCGCGATGCTCGTCACGCAGACCGGTCTGTTGTGA